CGTTGAGGAAAGCGGCGTATCAGGCGGCTTTGGGGGCGATTCGTTCGAAGAGCCGTCTGGGGGAGTATTACCGTGGGTTGCGTTTGCGGGGAAAACCTGGGAAGGTGGCGTTGTGTGCGTTGGCGAGGAAGATCTTGCGGATCGCGTTTGCGGTGGTGAAACAGGGCAAGCCTTTTGATCCGGCTTACCCTGGCCCTTGACGTTTTGGGGAAAAGACAGTATCTCGGCTCTCGGCTCTCGGCTCTCGGCTCTCGGCTCTCGGCTCTCGGCTCTCGGCTTCAAGGCGACGCACGCGTAGCCCCTACAAGGCTCTCGGCAACCCCTCACCTCCGCAATGCCAACGGAGCCAACTCTTCCACCACTTCTCCCAGCCTGTGAATCCCGTCTTTAAGGGTCTGTGGGTCCACTGAGCCGAAACTCATGCGCACAAAGTCTCCCATGGGTTCGGACGGGAAATACACGTTTCCACACACCACAATCACCCCGTTGCGTTCTGCGGCGCGGGTGAATTCTTCGGCTTTGATGCCCTCGGGCAGACGCAGCCACATGTGTACCCCTCCTGTGGGGATGGTATAGGGCGTCAGGCCCGGGATGCTTTTCAGCTCCTGAATGGCAATGTTCCGGCGGTATTTGAGTTCCTGATGGAGTTTTCTCAGGTGCTTGGGCCATGCTGGGCTGGTGACCAGATGAAGGGCCGCCTCCTGGAGCAGTCTGCTGACAAAAAGACCATCCACCACACTCATGGAATTGACCCTTGCCCGAGCTGCACCTTTTGCAATGATGGCCCCCACACGCAAACTCGGGGCGATGCTTTTGGTCAGGGAGCGCAGGTAAACCACGTGGTTTTCGTTCTCGCTGATCAGGGGTGGGGGAGGGTTGCCTTCGAAGGTCAGGCCATTCAGGTAGTCGTCTTCCACAATGAAAGCCTGATGTTTTTCGGCAATTTCCAGCACCCGCTTGCGGCGGTAAGGACTCAGGGTGGCTCCACTCGGGTTGGAGTGGCGAGGCTGGGTGTAAAACACCTTCGCTCCGGTTTTCTGGAAAGCCGAATCCAGAAACTCCGGGATCACCCCCTGGGCATCGGTGGGCACTGGAACGGGATTCAGTTTGTTCGAGCGCATCACGGCCAGAGCCCCCAGATAGGTGGGGGATTCCACAAGCACACTCTGCTCGGGTTCGCACAGGGCACTGAAGATGGTGGAGAGGGCAGCCTGACCTCCAGAGACAATCTGCACATCTGCGGCACGCACGTATCCGCCTGCTTCGTGGGCAAACCATGCCCGCAGTTCTTCGAGGCCTTCGGTCGGTGCCCATCCCCACACCGAGGGTTTGCGCATCACGGCTTTCAGGCTGCTCTGTAACGCTTCTACTGCTTGAAGCTCTGAATCCAGATAACCGGATTGCAGGGGAATGCAACCGCTCGGCACGTTGGCCATGAATTCGCGCAAATTGTCGCCGGGATGGTAACGCGATCCCAGCGTGATTTCCTGCCATGCGGTGGGCTTGGTTTCACGCCTCGGGATGGGGTCTGCGACGTACGTTCCACTGCCAGTTTTGGTGATGATTTTGCCTTCCAGAGCCAGCGCTTTCAATGCTTTGTTGATGGTGATGGGACTGGCCTGAAACTGCTCCATCAGGTCGCGCACGGTGGGCAGTTTGTCGCCGGGTTGGCGGGTCTGGATGTCCTCTTTGAGTGCAGTCAGGATACGGTCTAGACTGGATTTTGACATGGCCTCCCCCTGATTGTTACTATAGAACATGAAAGACAGCGATAACAATACCCTGTATTTACAACCGAAGTCCACAGTGTTATCCACTGAAATGCAGGGCATCCTGCTGGCTTTTCTGGGCGTCTTGATATTTTCATGGACCCTTCCTGCCTCCAGACTTGCCGCTCCAGAGATGGGTGGTCTGGCCGTGGGTGTTTTTCGCAACCTGATTGGGGCTGCTGTCGCTGTTGCGGTTTTGCTCATCAACAAAGAAAAGTTTCCAGAAAGAAAACACTGGAAAAGCATTGCTCTGGCCACCATGGGCACGGTGGGTTTTGGCACCAGTGTGGCCATCGCCATGAAAGATGTGCCCTCGGCCCACGGTGCAGTGGTGATCGCTGTGATTCCCCTGACCACGGCACTTCTGGCCGTTTTGCGGGCCAAGGAACGTCCTCCACTGAATTTCTGGATTGGCATTGTGGTGGGCTGTGCCACTGTGGTCACTTTCCTGATCAGCCAGAACGGGGGCAGCCTGAAATTTCACCCTGCAGATTTGTGGCTGCTGGCTGCTCTGGTGTTCTCCGCTTTCACTTACGTGGAAGGGGCCAAGGTGACCCGCCACATGCCCGGCTGGAAAGCCGTTTCATGGATTCTGGTGTTCACGCTGCCCGTCATTGTGCCTGCCAGCATTTATTTGCTGGTTCAAAACCCCCACATCCTGAGCCTGACCCCCACCGCATGGGGCGGACTGCTTTATGTGTCCCTCTTCAGTGCATATCTGGGCTTCTTTCCTTGGTACCACAGCTTTACTCTGGTTGGCATTTCCAGAGCAGGGGTGATCCAGCTCTTGCAACCCCTGATGACTTTTGTGTGGGGTGCCCTGTTTCTCGGAGAACACCTGACCCCGGCCATTTTGATTGCTGGAGCGGTGGTGCTCGGGAGCACGGTGCTGTGCTGGAAGAAATAGTGCCAACAATACCTCAGAAAATTAAAAAACAAGAGGACGCAAATTTTTGCGTCCTCTTGTTTTCAGCTCTCGGCCCTCGGCTCTGGGCCCTCGGCCTTTAAGCCAGCCACTCCTGCAAGCTCTTGGCCGTTGGAGCCTCATCCTGCACAGCAGCCAGAGCTTTGGCGGTCCAGATGGCGGCCTCTTTGGTGGTCACGATGGGCACGCCACGCTCAAGGCAGGTGCGCAGGTACTGGCTGCCGGTGGTGTCGATGAGCAGTTTGGGCAGTTCGCCGCCGGGTTTGGTGCCCACAGCGTAACCGGCCTCTTGCAGCATCTTGCACACGTCATCGAGGCCCTGACCAATCACGGTCACGGTGCCACCTTTGGGCAGCATGCTCTTGACCCCGAGTTGGGCACGGTAGAAGGCTTTGAAGGGATCGGCGTCGATGCCCATGCTTTCTCCGGTGGATTTCATCTCTGGGCCCAGAATTGGAAGGACGTTTTTGAATTTCAGGAAGGGGAGGTGCACTTCCTTCACGCTGTACATTTTGGGCTGGGGGGTCTCAAGGAAATTCAGGTCCTCAAGGGTCTTGCCCACGCCAATCAGGGCAGCGTACTTCGCCAGAGGGTGACCGATGGCCTTGCTCACGAAGGGCACGGTGCGGGAAGCGCGGGGGTTGGCTTCCAGAATGTAGGCCACACCGTCTTTGATGGCGTACTGCACGTTCATCAGGCCCTTCACGCCCAGTTCCAGTGCAAGGCGTTCGGTGGTGGCTTTGACGGTTTGCAGCAGGTCTTCGGACAGGTGTACGGGGGGCAGGATGCAGGCAGAATCGCCCGAGTGAATCCCGGCAGCTTCGATGTGCTCCATCACTCCGGCCACCACTGCGCGTGTACCGTCAGAGAGGGTGTCCACATCGAGTTCCAGAGCCCCTTCAAGGAACTGGTCCAGCAGGATGGAGGGTTTGCCTTCCACTTCGGCGTACACCTCTTCCAGATAGGTTTTCAGTTCATCCATGCTGCGGACGGTGCGCATGGCGCGACCACCGAGCACGTAAGAAGGACGCACCATCAGGGGGAAGCCCAGTTTTTCGGCGTGCTGGTAGGCTTCTTCGGCGTCTTTGGCGACCAGGCCTTTGGGCTGGGGAATGCCCAGTTTTTCGCAGAGGTCGTTGAAGCTCTTGCGGTCTTCGGCCTGGTGGATGGTCTCTGGGCTGGTTCCGATGATGGGAGCACCTGCGGCAGCCAGTTTTCCAGCCAGTTTCAGGGGGGTCTGACCACCCAGTTGCACGATTACGCCCACGGGTTTTTCGTGGTCGATGATGTTCATGACGTCTTCGAAGGTCAGGGGCTCGAAGTACAGACGGTCTGCGGTGTCATAGTCCGTGGAGACGGTCTCGGGGTTGGAGTTGACCATGATGGTCTCGTATCCGGCTTCTTGCAAGGCCCACACGGCGTGCACGGTGGCGTAGTCAAATTCCACGCCCTGTCCGATGCGGTTGGGACCCGAGCCCAGAATCACGATTTTGGGTTTGTCGGTGGGGGTGACTTCGTCTTCCCACTCGTAGGTGCTGTAGTGGTAAGGGGTGAAAGCTTCGAACTCTGCACCGCAGGTGTCCACGGTTTTGTACACCGGGGTGGCCTTGGCTTTTTTGCGGAGGTCGCGCACTTCCAGTTCAGAGAGGCCCACGATTTCACCGATGCGGGCATCACTGAAGCCCAGACGCTTGATTTCGCGCCAGTATTCATACTTCCACTCTTTGATGTCCCCGAGGTCCAGAATTTCCTTCTCGGCGTCCAGAATTTCTTTGACCTGACACAGGAACCAGTGGTCAATGAAGGTGATCTGGTGCAACTCTTCAAGGCTGACCCCACGGCGAATCAGTTCCAGCAGGGCTCCGATGCGTCTGGGGTTGGGGTAGAGGAGGGCACGCAGGTCGGCTTCACTGCGTTCGGCAAAGTCGGCACGCAGGTCGCCTTCCAGAGAGCGGATGGCTTTCTGCAGGGACTCTTTGAAGGTGCGTCCAATCGCCATCACCTCGCCCACCGAGCGCATCTGGGTGCCCAGACCGTCCGGGGTTCCGGGGAATTTCTCGAAGGCGAATCTGGGGATCTTGGTCACCACGTAATCGATGGTGGGCTCGAAGGCAGCGGGGGTCACGCGGGTGATGTCGTTGGGCAGCTCATCGAGGTGGTATCCCACTGCAAGCAGCGCAGCAATTTTGGCGATGGGGAACCCGGTGGCTTTGGAGGCCAGCGCAGAGGAACGGCTCACGCGGGGGTTCATCTCGATGACGATCACCCGTCCGTTTTTGGGGTTCACGGCAAACTGGATGTTGCTTCCGCCGGTTTCCACGCCGATTTCACGGATGATGGCCAGAGACTGGTCGCGGAGCCTCTGGTACTCCACATCGGACAGGGTCTGGGCAGGGGCCACGGTGATGGAGTCTCCGGTGTGCACGCCCATGGGATCGAAGTTTTCGATGCTGGTGATGATCACCACGGTGTCGTTGGTGTCGCGCATCACTTCAAGCTCGTATTCCTTCCAGCCCAGAATGGACTCTTCAAGGAGCACACTGGTCACCGGAGAATCGCGCAGACCCTGCTCGGTGATTTGCAGGAATTCCTCGTAGGTGTGGGCAATCCCGCCCCCGGTTCCCCCGAGGGTGAAGCTGGGACGGATCACCACAGGGAGCCCGAGTTCTTTCTGGAACTCCTTGGCTTCCTCTAGAGTGTGGACCATCTTGCCTTTGGCGGTTTCCACACCAATTTTTTTCATGGCGGCCTGGAACAGCTCGCGGTCCTCGCCTTTTTTGATGGCCTCGGGACCTGCACCGATCAGCTTGACCCCGAATTCCTCAAGGGCACCGTCTTCGTGCAGTTCCATGGCAAGGTTGAGTGCGGTCTGGCCCCCGAGGGTGGGCAGGATGGCGTCTGGACGCTCCTTGGCAATCACGGCCTTCACGTAATCCTTGGTGAGGGGTTCGATGTAGGTGCGGTCTGCCAGCTCGGGGTCGGTCATGATGGTGGCCGGGTTGGAGTTGATCAGGATCACTTCATAACCGGCTTTTTTGAGGGCCTTGAGGGCCTGGGTGCCGGAATAATCAAACTCGGCAGCTTGCCCGATCTGAATGGGTCCACTGCCGAGAATCAGGATTTTCTTGAGGTCGGTCCGTGCAGGCATAACACTCCTTTAAAGAACGCTGCATCTCGCAGCAGGGAATCGGGTCAGTCGTCGGGGATGGTCGCGCAGGATTTGCAAAGTTGACCCCTCTGGGGCCTGCAAATCTTCCAATCGTAAAGGATAGCATGAGGATGCACCTTCTTTGCAACACATCTATGCAATGGGTTAATAAATTTATGCAGCTTTTGGAACGGTTCATGCACCGTGGTTTCTTCTGCACAGGGCACTTTGAGGTTTAATTTTTTATGGCGTGGTTATAAAAATGCCTGCGCCTCAGGCGGAAAGTTGTTGAATTTTGGTGTCTGTGGGGCAGAAAAGGGGCCATGCAGTATGCAGCAAGAAAATGCGTATTCGGTGAATATGCATGTGGCTTTGGGTCTTCTTTGGGGAGATGCTGGACCAGAGCAGAAGGTCAAAGGCAGAAGGCAGAAGGCCAGAAAAGCTTCAGCCAAAGCAGTATTTGCCTTCTGCCTTCTGCTTTCTGCCTTCTGCGATTTCACGCTGCCTGCTTTTCTGCTCTGCTTTCAAATGCTGAATAATCCATTGACACCCCCGCATAAAAATGTTAATGTCTGTATGAATATACGCCTCAGGCGTGTTCCCCCAACCATGACGAACAGACTGCCACGACGTTAAGACCACCCGACACACCCTGTATTTAAAGGTGTTATGGTCTAGGATGTCGGGGTTTTTTGTCGCCCCAAGCCTTCTGGAGGAGTTGCACCATGACCAAAGAAAAAATCGTACTGGCATACAGCGGAGGACTGGACACCTCCATCATTCTCAAATGGCTGCAAGTGGAGCGCAATTACGATGTGATCGCTTTCACCGCCGACCTCGGACAGGGAGATGAAGTCGAGCAGGCCCGAGTCAAGGCCCTCAACACCGGAGCCGTGAACGCCTACGCTCTGGACCTCAAAGAGGAATTCGTCAAAGACTTCGTGTTCCCCATGATGCGTTCCAGTGCCCTCTACGAAGGCTACTACCTGCTCGGGACCAGCATTGCCCGTCCCCTGATTGCCAAGTACATGGTCGAGATTGCCGAAAAAGAAGGTGCAGTGGCGGTTTCCCACGGTGCCACCGGAAAAGGCAACGATCAGGTGCGTTTCGAACTGACCGCTTTTGCCCTCAAGCCCGACATCAAAACTGTGGCTCCATGGCGCGAGTGGTCCTTCAAAGGCCGTGCAGACCTCGAGGCCTTCGCCCACGAGCACAACATTCCGGTGCCCACCACCAAAAAAGACCCTTGGAGCATGGATGCCAACATGCTGCACATCTCCTATGAGGGTGGCATCTTGGAAGACCCCTGGAACGAACCCCCAAGCCACATGTTCAAACTGACCGTCAACCCCGAGGAAGCCCCCGACACCCCCGAGTACGTGGAAATTGAATTCGTGGCGGGCGATCCTGTGGCCATCAACGGTGAAAAACTGTCTCCTGCACAACTGCTGGAAAAAGCCAACCAGATTGCAGGAGCACACGGTGTGGGCCGTGTGGATCTCGTGGAGAACCGCTTCGTGGGCATGAAGTCCCGTGGTGTCTACGAAACCCCCGGCGGAACCCTGCTGTACCATGCCCGCCGCGCCGTGGAATCTCTGGCTCTGGACCGCGAAGTGCTGCACCAGCGCGACCAGCTTGCCCCCAAATACGCCGAACTGATTTACAACGGCTTCTGGTTTGCTCCAGAGCGTGAAGCCCTGCAAGTCTACTTTGACCATGTGGCCCAGCGCGTGACCGGAACCGCACGCATCAAACTGTACAAGGGCAGTGCCACCGTGGCTGGCCGCAAGTCCCCCTACAGCCTTTATGACAAGGAACTGGTCACCTTCGAGGCCGACAGCGTGTACAACCAGGCCGACGCTGCTGCATTCATCAAACTGAATGCCCTGCGTTTGCGGGTGCTGAACCGGGTGAATGGGAAGTAACCCCCCTCGCTCGTTTCACTCGCTTTCCCCCCTCACGAGGGGGGAGTTTTTCCCCTCGTTTTGCGCTCGCTTTCCCCTTCAAGGGGGATCTTTTCCCTCACAGGTAAAATGGTGACATCAGCACCTGCGGTTTGAACCGACCACCGTTTTCAGGGCGAGCTTGGCCCAACCCACACGAGGGAAAGAGGACCGACCATGAAACTGTTACATCCTGCCAAACGTGAAGATGCAGCGCGCATCGTTTCTCTGGTGCACCGGGCGTGGAAAGACACCATCGACCCCAGATCCAGCGGTCACCGCATGACGGTTCCAGAAGTCGAAGAGATCTTTGACGACTCGGGCGGCGGATTTCTGGTCTCCAGAGACAACGAAGTGGTCGGTTGCGTGTGTTACCGTCCCAACGGCAAAACCCTTGAGCTGTCCAAACTGGCGGTTTTGCCAGAGGCACGCAAGCAGGGCTTTTCGATCATGCTGGTCCGGGCCGTAGAGGATTATGCCAACCAGCATGGTTTCAAGCGCATTTTGCTGGCGGTCAGTCAGTACAACCTCTCGGTGCTCCCCCTCTACGAAAAACTCGGGTACACCATTGCTCCCAACGAGGTCTACGAGCATTCCCATCCGGGCAGTCCCACGCCGGTGGTGATGGTTCGCAAACTGCAAACCCGACGGGATTACCGTTTGCGTCAGGCCACCCATGAAGACGCACCCACCATTGCCGCTCTGGTGCGTGCAGCATGGAAAGATTCCATCGATCCCCGTTCCAGTGGTCACCGGACCACTCCAGAGGCCGTCACCGAGCACCTCTCTCAGGGAGGCGGCTTTGTGATGGAGGAGCACTTCAATTATGGGGAAACCCGTCCGGTGGGTTGCGTGTGCTTTGTGCCGGATGGTGAAACGCTCGACCTCATGAAACTGGCGGTCCTGAATGACACCCGAGGATACGGTCTGGCCAAACGCCTCGTGCTCGCCGTGGAAGAACATGCCGTGCGTGAAGGTTACAAAAAAGTGCTGCTGGCCGTGAGCACCTACAACCTTGCGGTCATTCCGTTTTACGAGAAACTCGGGTACTGCATTGACGAGCAGGCGGTTTACCGCCATCCCAGTGCATCGGTGCCCGGTCCCAAAGTGATGGTGAAGACCCTGTGACCTACACCTTCCGACGGGCCACACCTTCAGACCTGCACACGCTGGCCGAGCACCGGTACCGGATGTTTGCAGACATGGGTTTGCCTGAGGCCCAGTTGGAAGACGTGCGTGAGGCTTTTCTCCCATGGGTGGAAAAGCAGATGCAGGCAGGCACCTACCTCACGTTTCTTGCCGAAAAAGACGGACAGGTGGTGGCAGGGGCAGCCCTGATGTGGATGGACTGGCCACCGGGACCCCTTGATGCCCGTCCGGGCAGGGGATACCTCCTCAACGTCTACACCCACCCCGAGCACCGCAAGCAGGGACTCGCACGCCTGCTGGTCGAACAAGCCATTCAGGAATGCCGGGAACGCAAAGTCAAAGTGCTGTCCTTGCATGCCAGTGAATTTGGCCGTCCCATCTACGAAAAGCTGGGTTTTCAAAGCACCAACGAAATGCGAATTCATTTAGGAGAACATTCATGACCAAAAAACTCTGGGGAGGACGTTTTCAGGAAGCCACCGACAAACTGGTGGAAACCTTCAACGCGTCTGTCACCTTTGACCAGAAACTCGCAGAGCAGGACATCCGGGGCAGCCTTGCCCACGTTGCCATGCTGGGCAAACAGGGCATCTTGCAACCAGAGGAGGTCCAGAAGATCACTGAAGGCCTTCAGAGCATCCTCGAAGACATCCGTGCCGGAAATTTTGAGTGGAGCGTGTCTCTGGAAGATGTGCACATGAACATCGAATCGAGGCTGCGT
This genomic window from Deinococcus misasensis DSM 22328 contains:
- a CDS encoding PLP-dependent aminotransferase family protein, which produces MSKSSLDRILTALKEDIQTRQPGDKLPTVRDLMEQFQASPITINKALKALALEGKIITKTGSGTYVADPIPRRETKPTAWQEITLGSRYHPGDNLREFMANVPSGCIPLQSGYLDSELQAVEALQSSLKAVMRKPSVWGWAPTEGLEELRAWFAHEAGGYVRAADVQIVSGGQAALSTIFSALCEPEQSVLVESPTYLGALAVMRSNKLNPVPVPTDAQGVIPEFLDSAFQKTGAKVFYTQPRHSNPSGATLSPYRRKRVLEIAEKHQAFIVEDDYLNGLTFEGNPPPPLISENENHVVYLRSLTKSIAPSLRVGAIIAKGAARARVNSMSVVDGLFVSRLLQEAALHLVTSPAWPKHLRKLHQELKYRRNIAIQELKSIPGLTPYTIPTGGVHMWLRLPEGIKAEEFTRAAERNGVIVVCGNVYFPSEPMGDFVRMSFGSVDPQTLKDGIHRLGEVVEELAPLALRR
- a CDS encoding GNAT family N-acetyltransferase, which translates into the protein MKLLHPAKREDAARIVSLVHRAWKDTIDPRSSGHRMTVPEVEEIFDDSGGGFLVSRDNEVVGCVCYRPNGKTLELSKLAVLPEARKQGFSIMLVRAVEDYANQHGFKRILLAVSQYNLSVLPLYEKLGYTIAPNEVYEHSHPGSPTPVVMVRKLQTRRDYRLRQATHEDAPTIAALVRAAWKDSIDPRSSGHRTTPEAVTEHLSQGGGFVMEEHFNYGETRPVGCVCFVPDGETLDLMKLAVLNDTRGYGLAKRLVLAVEEHAVREGYKKVLLAVSTYNLAVIPFYEKLGYCIDEQAVYRHPSASVPGPKVMVKTL
- the carB gene encoding carbamoyl-phosphate synthase large subunit, translated to MPARTDLKKILILGSGPIQIGQAAEFDYSGTQALKALKKAGYEVILINSNPATIMTDPELADRTYIEPLTKDYVKAVIAKERPDAILPTLGGQTALNLAMELHEDGALEEFGVKLIGAGPEAIKKGEDRELFQAAMKKIGVETAKGKMVHTLEEAKEFQKELGLPVVIRPSFTLGGTGGGIAHTYEEFLQITEQGLRDSPVTSVLLEESILGWKEYELEVMRDTNDTVVIITSIENFDPMGVHTGDSITVAPAQTLSDVEYQRLRDQSLAIIREIGVETGGSNIQFAVNPKNGRVIVIEMNPRVSRSSALASKATGFPIAKIAALLAVGYHLDELPNDITRVTPAAFEPTIDYVVTKIPRFAFEKFPGTPDGLGTQMRSVGEVMAIGRTFKESLQKAIRSLEGDLRADFAERSEADLRALLYPNPRRIGALLELIRRGVSLEELHQITFIDHWFLCQVKEILDAEKEILDLGDIKEWKYEYWREIKRLGFSDARIGEIVGLSELEVRDLRKKAKATPVYKTVDTCGAEFEAFTPYHYSTYEWEDEVTPTDKPKIVILGSGPNRIGQGVEFDYATVHAVWALQEAGYETIMVNSNPETVSTDYDTADRLYFEPLTFEDVMNIIDHEKPVGVIVQLGGQTPLKLAGKLAAAGAPIIGTSPETIHQAEDRKSFNDLCEKLGIPQPKGLVAKDAEEAYQHAEKLGFPLMVRPSYVLGGRAMRTVRSMDELKTYLEEVYAEVEGKPSILLDQFLEGALELDVDTLSDGTRAVVAGVMEHIEAAGIHSGDSACILPPVHLSEDLLQTVKATTERLALELGVKGLMNVQYAIKDGVAYILEANPRASRTVPFVSKAIGHPLAKYAALIGVGKTLEDLNFLETPQPKMYSVKEVHLPFLKFKNVLPILGPEMKSTGESMGIDADPFKAFYRAQLGVKSMLPKGGTVTVIGQGLDDVCKMLQEAGYAVGTKPGGELPKLLIDTTGSQYLRTCLERGVPIVTTKEAAIWTAKALAAVQDEAPTAKSLQEWLA
- a CDS encoding GNAT family N-acetyltransferase, with amino-acid sequence MTYTFRRATPSDLHTLAEHRYRMFADMGLPEAQLEDVREAFLPWVEKQMQAGTYLTFLAEKDGQVVAGAALMWMDWPPGPLDARPGRGYLLNVYTHPEHRKQGLARLLVEQAIQECRERKVKVLSLHASEFGRPIYEKLGFQSTNEMRIHLGEHS
- a CDS encoding argininosuccinate synthase, producing the protein MTKEKIVLAYSGGLDTSIILKWLQVERNYDVIAFTADLGQGDEVEQARVKALNTGAVNAYALDLKEEFVKDFVFPMMRSSALYEGYYLLGTSIARPLIAKYMVEIAEKEGAVAVSHGATGKGNDQVRFELTAFALKPDIKTVAPWREWSFKGRADLEAFAHEHNIPVPTTKKDPWSMDANMLHISYEGGILEDPWNEPPSHMFKLTVNPEEAPDTPEYVEIEFVAGDPVAINGEKLSPAQLLEKANQIAGAHGVGRVDLVENRFVGMKSRGVYETPGGTLLYHARRAVESLALDREVLHQRDQLAPKYAELIYNGFWFAPEREALQVYFDHVAQRVTGTARIKLYKGSATVAGRKSPYSLYDKELVTFEADSVYNQADAAAFIKLNALRLRVLNRVNGK
- a CDS encoding DMT family transporter — its product is MKDSDNNTLYLQPKSTVLSTEMQGILLAFLGVLIFSWTLPASRLAAPEMGGLAVGVFRNLIGAAVAVAVLLINKEKFPERKHWKSIALATMGTVGFGTSVAIAMKDVPSAHGAVVIAVIPLTTALLAVLRAKERPPLNFWIGIVVGCATVVTFLISQNGGSLKFHPADLWLLAALVFSAFTYVEGAKVTRHMPGWKAVSWILVFTLPVIVPASIYLLVQNPHILSLTPTAWGGLLYVSLFSAYLGFFPWYHSFTLVGISRAGVIQLLQPLMTFVWGALFLGEHLTPAILIAGAVVLGSTVLCWKK